The nucleotide sequence GGGCCCGACGGGTCCCGCATACACACGAGACTATAGTAACTGTCGAGAGTTTTACTTCCAGATAGACACGCGCCTCTACCTACGCGCTGCTTGATGGGACCGATCAAGTCAGTCCGCCGCGAACTGTCGAGACGATCGGACCGTGATGTGATTGATGATCGTGAACAGGCCGGGATTCAGACCCATGCGCTCAACTTAAGCGACACCGGATAAGGGGACCAATCATGAGAATAGTTTTTCTTTCGTTGGTGATGTGCCTGACGGGCGCGAGTCACGCGATGCCGAGGATCGACTACAAGACCTTGCGCGAACAGATACTGAAATACGAGCAACGGTCCATGCTGGGCGCAAATCTGACCTTGAACGTTGTCGAGCAGGCCGCCAACGATATCCTGATGAAGGAGAAGTGGAAGGAAGTGGAGGCTGGTGCGTTTCTTGTAACGTCTACGGGGTCGGGGGAGATCGCGACGACGCGGAAACCAGTTCGATCCACGTGTTTTCTTTGATACTTTGTACTGGCGATTAGGTCGACTTGTCGCCCGATAAACAAAGAAAGACGCCTTCTGTCgcgtttgaatttgaattttCGCGGTCGCGTCGTCGCCGAGCGACGCGGGAATTTTTAGATCGTGATTCAAAGAAACgtggcgcaagactcgaataatcgtatctcctgttcccgaattgtccatttttgttcgcaggttgaaggacaattgggaagaatttcgCGCAGTCGTTAATTCGTTCCAAATCTATTGTGGTCAGTGGAGGACTGGTTTTAGAATTTTTAGTTTGGTTAACTTTTTTCTAATGACGCAGAGATTCAATGTAATATTATGAGTACTTTTTTTCGTGAATCACTCGGAAACCGTGGGTTTTCCACCAATTATGCCACGGGGAAAAGATCTACCGTCGATATCGGAGAGGAAAGTAGCTATTCTACGGTTCGACCATAATTTCAGAGACTAGTGTCGTAAAAATGTCATATAATGATTACAGGAAAAATAATACTCTAAAGTGATAGTCACGTAAATAATTTTCAGTTCAAGGATTCTTCGTGTTCCTTCCATATGACTAGTTTTAATCAACTTTTTGACATAACTCGTCTCTAAGGAACTCTAATTTCACTGATTTCAAGGCACGCCTTTTTAAACAAGTTCCTAAGAGTACCATTTATTCCCACAAAAATTGCAGGGTTATTGCTTGAAACATGTGTCCCAATGGTTTTCCGTTTTTCTAAACGAGGCATATATAATTGTTTTTCTTAAACGCGGCTCCGTCTGTTTGCAACCACCAGGCTTCAAGACCCCGAAGAAGTTCGCCCCGGGCCGGAACTTCATAACTGCGAAGAAGGACATCGACGAGTCCGAAGTATTTCAATTGATCAGAAAAATGCCGAAAGGCGCGGTGCTGCATGCTCACGACACGGCCCTGGCCTCGACCAATTACATTTATAACAACATCACATTTCGCGACAATTTGTACGTCTGCGAGACGAACGAGACGTTCAAATTGAAGTTCTTCGAGGAACCGGACGAGGAATGCGAATGGGAGTTGCTGAAGAAAGTTCGCCAGCAGCCACTACGAGCTACGAGGGTGAATAAGGAGATTAGAAATAGGCTGTCGATGCTTTGCGACAACCCTGCGGAGGCTTATTCCGACCTTGACAAGGCCTGGACGAAATTCAGTGACATTTTCGAGTTCGTTCATCCGATCCTCACCTTCAAGCCTATTTACGACGACTATTTCAGGGCTGTTCTGGAGCAACTCTACGAGGACAATGTGATGTACTTGGAGGTGCGATCCACATTGCCCGTTTTGTACGATTTCAACGGCACCGAGTACAGTGCCAAGGACACTGCTGATCTATTGAAGAACGTTTCCGAGAGGCTAGTATTTAGTACCTTGGTACTCTTTAGAATTTCTTCcatttattttatgttatttatatgtTTACTTTCATCGTAAAGAAAAGCAGAAATCGTTTAGAACAAGTTGATTCGCTGATGTTTATTAATCGATTTAAATGGAACAATTATTCCCTGAGAataatttgattaattttaGTAATCGTTCACTTTTTATGATAGCGCTTCTAGAAAACAATTCATGCTGATCTTAACAAATATTGCATATGAAATTGCACTCTTAAAAAAAGTATATTTCTCTGTATCGAAATAATAACAGTGATTCATGAAACGACAATTGGTAAAAATTTTCCTAGCTGATAGAACAGAAAAGGAAATACGACTTTCGAGTCCCAAGATTATGATAACAGTCTAATTGGCGTGCTTATCTACGATAAGGGCCGAGTCCGTTGAATATTCGAAAGGGTTCTAAACCGCGCTATCAAATTGGGGTAAAGATTAGAAGAGCTATCGGCGTCATAAATCAAAAACGAATTGTTCTCGCAATCTAAAGTATGCTTCATAAATCACAGGCTTTGACATATATGATCCTTCGTGTACACAGATTTATGAAGGATCATCCGGACTTCGTCGGAGTGAAATTGATCTACGCGCCTAAAAGATTCGTCGATCAGAGGCAGGCAGAAGAATACATCAAGATCCTGAAAGAGTTGCAGGAGCTCTATCCAAACTTTATAGCAGGTTTCGATTTAGTCGGACAAGAGGACAAAGGAAAAACGTTGCTGTACTTTTCACACATTCTCGAAAACGTTGCACTGGATACGAATTTCTTTTTCCATGCTGGCGAGACTAATTGGTACGGTGTATCCACCGACGAGAATCTAGTCGACGCTATTTTGTTGAATACGAAACGCATCGGCCACGGGTACGTAGcgaacaataattataattaagcaATTTGCGGGTTTCGTGCACGcttgtgaaaaatatgattttcgACTTACTAAGATTGCTAGAGGtaagaaaatatttctaatcGGTTCTTGTTCTTTGCACATTGCAACTTTTAATCGATGCAAACGATTATCACTTTGTAATATTCCGCGAAATTCCCGATAAAATATCCAAGATACAACCTGATAACAACGATTAATTATACCGCAGACAACAGCGCAGTTGAAAGCAGAGGTATATTTCTGGTTTAACGATGATAATTGATTGAATCTATTAGGACATCTCGACGACGATTCATGAGTTCAGTGAATAGTTAATCGAGAACTGATTCATCGTACGGCGAACTGTTAGAATTTCCTCCTGTGAATTATAATCTCTCGAAATCGTTGACTCTCTTTATTTGCAATTACTTCGTTAATTCAGATGAACGTAAGATCGAATTAATGTTGCAAGAAACAAGAGCACGCTAAAAATGTATCTCCTGTTTTAATAAATTAGAAAGATTATTATGTGTCCTCGTTCACTGATTTAtagttcatttttttcacaagTGCGAAAATTTGTCGCGTCGTAGATCTAAAATCTCTGAAAAATATTCAACAGATACGCGCTGGTCAATCATCCCGTTCTCCTCGAAATGACGAGGCAAATGAACATCGCTATAGAAGTGAACCCAATTTCTAATCAAGTTCTAAAACTCGTGGACGATATGAGAAACCACGCTGCCAGACGATTGTTCGCCGAAGGATACCCAGTGGTGATTTCAAACGACGATCCATCATTTTGGGACGCTAGAGGTTTGAGCTACGACTTCTACGAAGCT is from Megalopta genalis isolate 19385.01 chromosome 4, iyMegGena1_principal, whole genome shotgun sequence and encodes:
- the LOC117222513 gene encoding adenosine deaminase isoform X2 translates to MRIVFLSLVMCLTGASHAMPRIDYKTLREQILKYEQRSMLGANLTLNVVEQAANDILMKEKWKEVEAGFKTPKKFAPGRNFITAKKDIDESEVFQLIRKMPKGAVLHAHDTALASTNYIYNNITFRDNLYVCETNETFKLKFFEEPDEECEWELLKKVRQQPLRATRVNKEIRNRLSMLCDNPAEAYSDLDKAWTKFSDIFEFVHPILTFKPIYDDYFRAVLEQLYEDNVMYLEVRSTLPVLYDFNGTEYSAKDTADLLKNVSERFMKDHPDFVGVKLIYAPKRFVDQRQAEEYIKILKELQELYPNFIAGFDLVGQEDKGKTLLYFSHILENVALDTNFFFHAGETNWYGVSTDENLVDAILLNTKRIGHGYALVNHPVLLEMTRQMNIAIEVNPISNQVLKLVDDMRNHAARRLFAEGYPVVISNDDPSFWDARAV
- the LOC117222513 gene encoding adenosine deaminase isoform X1 produces the protein MRIVFLSLVMCLTGASHAMPRIDYKTLREQILKYEQRSMLGANLTLNVVEQAANDILMKEKWKEVEAGFKTPKKFAPGRNFITAKKDIDESEVFQLIRKMPKGAVLHAHDTALASTNYIYNNITFRDNLYVCETNETFKLKFFEEPDEECEWELLKKVRQQPLRATRVNKEIRNRLSMLCDNPAEAYSDLDKAWTKFSDIFEFVHPILTFKPIYDDYFRAVLEQLYEDNVMYLEVRSTLPVLYDFNGTEYSAKDTADLLKNVSERFMKDHPDFVGVKLIYAPKRFVDQRQAEEYIKILKELQELYPNFIAGFDLVGQEDKGKTLLYFSHILENVALDTNFFFHAGETNWYGVSTDENLVDAILLNTKRIGHGYALVNHPVLLEMTRQMNIAIEVNPISNQVLKLVDDMRNHAARRLFAEGYPVVISNDDPSFWDARGLSYDFYEAFVGIMSKHADLKALKQLAINSLVYSSLSAEDKEAALSLWEHKWDNYVNDVAQGGRRTSSTSTDKP